One Microbacterium sp. No. 7 genomic window carries:
- a CDS encoding lycopene cyclase domain-containing protein: MSGLVYLGCLLVGIGCMLLIDRRFGLFFWRSPAAAALVTAAGVTFLLLWDAAGIAAGIFLRGQAQIASGIVLAPELPLEEPVFLVFLVLCTMVLYTGSARLLEARRERGGR, translated from the coding sequence GTGAGCGGGCTCGTGTATCTCGGCTGCCTGCTCGTCGGCATCGGATGCATGCTGCTCATCGACCGCCGGTTCGGGCTCTTCTTCTGGCGTTCGCCCGCCGCTGCCGCCCTCGTCACCGCCGCCGGCGTGACGTTCCTGCTGCTCTGGGATGCCGCCGGGATCGCCGCCGGCATCTTCCTCCGCGGGCAGGCGCAGATCGCGTCCGGCATCGTCCTCGCCCCCGAGCTCCCCCTGGAGGAGCCGGTGTTCCTCGTCTTCCTCGTGCTCTGCACGATGGTCCTCTACACGGGGAGCGCCCGCCTCCTGGAGGCCCGCCGCGAGCGGGGCGGACGATGA
- a CDS encoding prenyltransferase, with translation MTYGLLSAGFLIVALLVGMVLAGRAGRPGVRWAAVAITIGALIVLTAVFDSLMIALDLFHYAPEHTSGVVIGRAPVEDFAYPLAIAVLLPALWALLTRRDVVPAGELLRQAFVASRPVSWINTAFPFAAAMVLTTREVDALLVIGAIYYLIPYNLAMYGINDVFDYESDVGNPRKGGIQGALLPPPFHGALLRLVAVTNLPFLIVLVAAGGPASWAAIAVSTFAVIAYSAPRLRFKERPVLDSITSSTHFVSPAVVGLALAGAAVDAATILVLASFFLWGTAAHAFGAVQDIVPDRRAGIGSVATVLGARRTVRLSLVLWTLAGLLVLAAPWPAPLAAIIAVPYLVNCAPCVAVTDATAATTTRAWRRFIVLNYLSGFLVTLIMIYAWRLTS, from the coding sequence ATGACCTACGGGCTGCTGTCGGCGGGATTCCTGATCGTCGCGCTCCTCGTCGGGATGGTGCTCGCGGGCCGGGCGGGCAGGCCGGGCGTGCGCTGGGCCGCGGTCGCGATCACGATCGGAGCGCTCATCGTCCTGACGGCGGTGTTCGACAGCCTCATGATCGCGCTCGACCTGTTCCACTACGCCCCCGAGCACACCTCCGGGGTCGTGATCGGGCGGGCGCCCGTGGAGGACTTCGCGTACCCGCTCGCGATCGCCGTGCTGCTGCCCGCGCTCTGGGCGCTGCTGACGCGGCGCGACGTCGTCCCTGCGGGAGAGCTGCTGCGCCAGGCGTTCGTCGCCTCCCGCCCCGTGAGCTGGATCAACACGGCCTTCCCGTTCGCCGCGGCGATGGTCCTCACGACGCGTGAGGTCGACGCGCTCCTCGTGATCGGGGCGATCTACTACCTCATCCCCTACAACCTCGCGATGTACGGGATCAACGACGTCTTCGACTACGAGTCCGACGTCGGCAACCCGCGCAAGGGCGGCATCCAGGGAGCCCTCCTCCCGCCGCCGTTCCACGGAGCCCTGCTCCGGCTGGTCGCGGTCACGAACCTCCCGTTCCTGATCGTGCTCGTGGCGGCGGGAGGACCGGCGTCGTGGGCGGCGATCGCCGTGAGCACGTTCGCGGTCATCGCCTACTCGGCACCCCGTCTCCGGTTCAAGGAGCGCCCCGTGCTGGACTCGATCACCTCGAGCACCCACTTCGTCAGTCCCGCCGTCGTCGGGCTCGCGCTCGCCGGAGCGGCGGTCGACGCGGCGACGATCCTCGTGCTCGCCTCGTTCTTCCTCTGGGGCACGGCGGCCCACGCGTTCGGGGCCGTCCAGGACATCGTTCCCGACCGTCGGGCGGGCATCGGGTCGGTCGCGACCGTGCTCGGAGCCCGCCGCACCGTGCGGCTGTCGCTCGTCCTCTGGACCCTGGCCGGGCTGCTCGTCCTGGCCGCACCGTGGCCGGCGCCGCTCGCGGCGATCATCGCCGTGCCCTACCTCGTCAACTGCGCGCCCTGCGTGGCCGTCACGGACGCCACGGCGGCGACGACCACTCGGGCGTGGCGGCGCTTCATCGTCCTCAACTACCTCTCCGGATTCCTTGTCACACTCATCATGATCTACGCCTGGAGACTCACGTCATGA
- a CDS encoding MMPL family transporter — MSRTVPASASPERRRERRRIVAMLRVALPALIILVWFAGAAIGGPFFGRVDEVSSNDQTSYLPESADATRVQERLGRFRDSDAIPAVVVIVGEQELTEGDIEDLRDAVTALSGIDGVGEGISPPIPSDDGRALEVFVPVDGDAEIGEVVSEIGDRLRAEAPPSIAVYVTGPAGFSADLVQAFSGIDGLLLAVALIAVFVILVIVYRSLLLPVAVLATSVFALTVALLTVWWLAKAGVVLLSGQTQGILFILVIGAATDYSLLYVARYREALRVEQDGWVASKAALRGSIEPILASGGTVIAGLLCLLLSDLKSNSALGPVASLGIVFAMLAALTLLPAILFALGRAAFWPRRPRYEPEAVAAENGLPARGMWRKVGELIRRRPRPVWIVTTIVLLAGALGVTQLQADGVPQSDLVLASSEARDGQEALGTHFPGGSGSPVFVLAPENAFRQTADALLDSPGIEDVAVLSRDSVSGSAPVTADGIGSVGPPGTPTPAPTVVDGEIMLQATLADAADSEAAESAVRDLRATFERNDAEALVGGVTATAIDTKDTSIHDRALIIPVVLAVILLVLMLLLRSVVAPVLLILTTVLSFATALGVSAIVFNSVLDLPGADPAVPLYGFVFLVALGIDYNIFLATRVREEARRHGTREGIIRGLAVTGGVITSAGLVLAATFAALSILPILFLLQLAFIVAFGVLLDTFLVRALLVPALFYDIGPRIWWPSRLGVERGP, encoded by the coding sequence ATGTCACGCACCGTACCCGCCTCGGCCTCGCCGGAGCGCCGTCGTGAGCGACGGCGCATCGTCGCGATGCTCCGCGTCGCCCTGCCCGCCCTGATCATCCTCGTCTGGTTCGCCGGAGCGGCGATCGGCGGACCCTTCTTCGGCAGGGTCGACGAGGTCTCCTCGAACGACCAGACCTCGTACCTCCCCGAGTCCGCCGACGCCACGCGCGTGCAGGAGCGGCTCGGCCGGTTCCGGGACTCCGACGCGATACCCGCCGTGGTCGTCATCGTGGGCGAGCAGGAGCTCACCGAAGGGGACATCGAGGATCTGCGGGATGCGGTGACGGCACTCTCCGGCATCGACGGTGTCGGCGAGGGGATCTCGCCGCCGATCCCCTCCGACGACGGGCGGGCGCTCGAGGTCTTCGTGCCCGTCGACGGAGACGCCGAGATCGGAGAGGTCGTGTCCGAGATCGGCGATCGGCTCCGGGCGGAGGCTCCGCCCTCGATCGCCGTCTATGTGACCGGCCCCGCAGGGTTCAGCGCCGACCTCGTCCAGGCGTTCTCGGGGATCGACGGACTGCTCCTCGCCGTCGCCCTCATCGCGGTCTTCGTCATCCTGGTGATCGTCTACCGCTCTCTCCTGCTTCCGGTCGCCGTGCTCGCGACGAGCGTCTTCGCGCTCACCGTCGCCCTGCTGACGGTCTGGTGGCTCGCCAAGGCAGGCGTCGTGCTGCTCAGCGGACAGACCCAGGGCATCCTCTTCATCCTCGTCATCGGCGCTGCGACCGACTACTCGCTGCTCTACGTCGCCCGCTACCGCGAAGCACTCCGTGTGGAGCAGGACGGATGGGTCGCCAGCAAGGCCGCACTGCGCGGTTCGATCGAGCCGATCCTCGCCTCCGGCGGAACGGTCATCGCGGGTCTGCTCTGCCTGCTGCTGAGCGACCTGAAGTCGAACAGCGCACTCGGCCCCGTGGCATCCCTCGGCATCGTGTTCGCGATGCTCGCCGCCCTCACGCTCCTGCCGGCGATCCTCTTCGCGCTCGGCCGGGCCGCGTTCTGGCCCCGGCGGCCCCGCTACGAGCCGGAGGCCGTCGCTGCCGAGAACGGGCTCCCCGCCCGGGGGATGTGGCGAAAGGTCGGCGAGCTGATCCGACGCCGCCCCCGCCCGGTGTGGATCGTCACGACGATCGTGCTGCTCGCGGGCGCGCTCGGCGTGACGCAGCTTCAGGCGGACGGCGTGCCGCAGTCCGACCTCGTGCTCGCCTCGTCCGAGGCTCGCGACGGGCAGGAGGCCCTCGGCACGCACTTCCCCGGCGGATCCGGAAGCCCCGTCTTCGTGCTCGCGCCCGAGAACGCGTTCCGCCAGACCGCGGATGCGCTGCTCGACAGCCCCGGGATCGAGGACGTTGCCGTCCTCAGCCGCGACAGCGTCTCCGGGTCGGCTCCGGTGACCGCGGACGGCATCGGGTCGGTCGGGCCGCCGGGAACGCCGACGCCGGCTCCGACCGTCGTCGACGGCGAGATCATGCTCCAAGCGACCCTGGCCGACGCCGCGGACTCGGAGGCGGCGGAGAGCGCCGTGCGAGACCTGCGAGCGACGTTCGAGCGGAACGATGCCGAGGCGCTCGTGGGCGGTGTGACCGCGACGGCGATCGACACCAAGGACACCTCGATCCACGATCGTGCCCTGATCATCCCCGTCGTGCTCGCGGTGATCCTCCTCGTCCTGATGCTCCTGCTCCGATCGGTCGTCGCCCCGGTCCTCCTCATCCTCACGACGGTGCTGTCGTTCGCGACGGCTCTGGGCGTCTCGGCCATCGTGTTCAACAGCGTCCTCGACCTCCCCGGAGCAGACCCGGCGGTGCCCCTCTACGGGTTCGTCTTCCTCGTCGCCCTGGGCATCGACTACAACATCTTCCTCGCCACCCGCGTGCGGGAGGAAGCGCGCCGCCACGGAACACGGGAGGGCATCATCCGCGGACTCGCCGTCACCGGGGGCGTCATCACGTCGGCGGGGCTCGTGCTCGCCGCCACCTTCGCGGCGCTCTCGATCCTCCCCATCCTGTTCCTGCTGCAGCTCGCGTTCATCGTCGCGTTCGGCGTGCTCCTCGACACCTTCCTCGTCCGGGCCCTGCTCGTTCCGGCGCTCTTCTACGACATCGGGCCGAGGATCTGGTGGCCGTCGAGACTCGGCGTCGAACGCGGCCCATGA
- a CDS encoding LLM class F420-dependent oxidoreductase, translating into MEYTVFTEPQEGFSYDDQLAFALAAERHGFDAFFRSDHYMRMAEGDPLPGPTDAWTTLAGLARETSRIRLGTLVSSATHRVPAILAIQVAQVDAMSGGRVEFGLGTGWFEAEHRAYGIPFPAKRFGMLEEQLEVITGLWRTPVGETFSFAGEHYTLVDAPALPKPVQERVPVVVGGSGPRRTPEIAARFATEFNIGFCSERVVAERIPVIRAACERIGRDPATMKISVALPTFAGATEADVARRAEAVGRADVRDGVNIVGGVDEIAAKVDRLRALGADRVHFQLLDLRDVDQVDFLGAEVLPALGR; encoded by the coding sequence ATGGAGTACACGGTCTTCACCGAGCCCCAAGAAGGCTTCAGCTACGACGACCAGCTCGCCTTCGCGCTGGCCGCGGAGCGGCACGGGTTCGACGCGTTCTTCCGCTCCGACCACTACATGCGGATGGCCGAGGGCGATCCGCTGCCCGGTCCGACCGACGCCTGGACCACGCTCGCCGGTCTCGCGCGCGAGACCTCGCGCATCCGGCTGGGCACGCTCGTGTCGTCGGCGACGCACCGGGTGCCCGCGATCCTCGCGATCCAGGTCGCACAGGTCGACGCGATGTCGGGCGGACGCGTCGAGTTCGGTCTCGGCACCGGCTGGTTCGAGGCGGAGCACCGCGCGTACGGCATCCCCTTTCCGGCGAAGCGGTTCGGGATGCTGGAGGAGCAGCTCGAGGTCATCACCGGCCTCTGGCGCACGCCGGTCGGCGAGACCTTCTCCTTCGCTGGCGAGCACTACACGCTCGTCGATGCGCCGGCCCTGCCCAAGCCGGTGCAGGAGCGCGTGCCCGTGGTCGTCGGCGGCAGCGGCCCGCGCCGCACCCCCGAGATCGCGGCACGGTTCGCGACCGAGTTCAACATCGGCTTCTGCTCCGAGCGGGTCGTCGCCGAGCGCATCCCCGTCATCCGGGCGGCGTGCGAGAGGATCGGCCGCGACCCGGCCACGATGAAGATCTCGGTCGCGCTGCCGACGTTCGCGGGCGCGACAGAGGCCGACGTCGCACGTCGCGCGGAGGCCGTCGGCCGAGCCGACGTCCGCGACGGCGTCAACATCGTGGGCGGCGTCGACGAGATCGCCGCGAAGGTCGACCGACTGCGCGCGCTCGGCGCCGACCGGGTGCATTTCCAGCTGCTCGACCTGCGTGACGTCGACCAGGTCGACTTCCTCGGCGCCGAGGTGCTTCCGGCCCTCGGGCGGTGA